The DNA region gtattAGGCTGATTCAAATACCCAAGTATAGATTAATCAGCTGTTACCATGCCAACTAATACGTCACGCTTATCGCTCTTGTTCATGAGGCCGGCCACATCGCGTATACGCATCACGTCACGCACAATTCCGCCAATCGCGCCTCCTTCCgattgtttacattttggcCAACACGTTTTTATGCGGCTCCCttcttctctttctctttctaCCTCTCTTTCTCTCGCCTTTCTCACGCACTTTTCTGTGTTCGGCAGTGCGCTCTTCTGGATCGCGAGTTTGTGCGTTTCGCATTTGTTTGGAGTCAATGAACTTGCCGCTTTGTTGTCTGCTCTCTCCCATGCTCCCTGCTTTATCGCATTCCCCATTTATCTCATTCCGCGAGTGCGTGCGACGGTGCGTAAGTGTAAGTTGCGAATTTCTCGTATTTCGCACACTCTCGCGAcccattttttccattttgtgGCGTTCGTTCACCTCTACAAGTTGATTTTATAGGTCGCTAAAACTGTCGGTCCTCACTTGTAtaatttacaataaataaatttataaataacaattCTTGCTCTTGCAGAAATGGCGGAAGGTAATGGCGAACTGTTAGATGACATTAACCAGAAAGCCGATGACCGTGGCGATGGCGAGCGTACAGAGGACTATCCCAAGCTGCTGGAATACGGTCTTGACAAGAAGGTGAGTACTTACTTAAATATCCCGACAGAGGACAACGACAAGCATATACTATGGGACATGCTCTTAGGTCGCCGGCAAACTGGATGAGATCTACAAAACCGGCAAGTTGGCTCACGCCGAGCTGGACGAGCGCGCCCTGGACGCGCTCAAGGAGTTTCCCGTCGATGGTGCCTTGAATGTGTTGGGACAGTTCCTGGAATCGAACCTGGAGCACGTGTCAAACAAGTCCGCCTACCTATGTGGCGTGATGAAGACGTACCGCCAGAAGAGTCGAGCCAGCCAGCAGGGCGTGGCCGCGCCCGCAGCTGTCAAAGGTCCTGACGAGGACAAGATCAAGAAAATCCTCGAGCGCACCGGCTACACATTAGATGTGACGACAGGTGAGAAACTGAATTTGCCAGATTTTAATTACTGGAAAACTAATATCTATTACTTATACCGAGCTCAGGTCAGCGTAAATACGGAGGACCGCCTCCGCATTGGGAGGGAAATGTGCCAGGCAACGGTTGCGAGGTTTTCTGCGGCAAGATACCCAAGGACATGTACGAGGACGAACTGATTCCGCTCTTCGAGAACTGCGGCATTATCTGGGACCTACGCCTCATGATGGACCCGATGACGGGCACAAATCGTGGTTATGCATTTGTCACATTCACAAATCGCGAAGCGGCCGTCAATGCAGTGCGACAGGTATTTAAGCCACCCACAGATCATCCATACCATGTACCACCGCCTAGGCCCACCTGAAAGTCCCGTCACCGATGAACCCTACCCGTCCCCAAATCAGTTGATCCCCGCTTCAATGTTTTTACGTATTGCTAACTCTTACGACTTATACAAATATcctttatatacataaatttaaCGTATTGTATCCACATATTTACTATCGTGTTATACACATCGAAAGAAGTAGGAACAGCTATGCGGCCAAAgcaaaattgaaatatttgaaattctCCACAGCAATAGCGAAAATTACCGATTTGATCCATACCCGATTTGGCGCTTTTAGATCCGACCATGGAAAATTCTACAATTCCATTTAGTTCTTAACGTATGCTTACTTTTCCTCTGCCTTTGCTATAAAGAATTCGAACTATAGGCAACGCAATCTGTCTCACTCTCTCGCTGTCTCTCTCTCTACTTGATATTTCTGTAACTTATGTAATGCATGTCCCGTCTACTTTGATTTGTAATCCTGATTTACGCAAACAGATCTCTTCAGCGCCCAAAAATCGTTCAAATTGCAAGTTTGAAAAGAGTTCTCTCCTCTTCGAATAAAAGATTTGGCCTCCTCCCTGACAAATCACACAACCACCCCCTACCGCCCTCTTCTCTATATCtgttttactttctttttagTTAAATTTTCTATAGTCCTAAGCCCAGCTATGTAGCTATCAACTTTTGTAGACAACTTAGCAGCGTACGTTCAATCTCACTGTCTGGTTTTATTTAGACGAGCATGACCAAAAATTTAGATCGTGATATTGGGAGGCAAGTTATGTTGCCGCCATATATCACCTGCCATAACCAGTTAACAActaacaaaatgtttttccttTAACATTTCCAAACTGACACTCAACCGAAATACAAACCACGCGGCCCGCTTCAAAATTGGTAACAAAAACGACAAGATTTCCGTATCAATCCTTATCTTATTATTTTACCCCTTCTCCCTGTTCTTATCTACCTTATTTGCCTTAgttcaaaattatttactAGTTATGAttttacttattatttattaataacatTGAATTGGTATTAAAAAGAATCGTTTTACCTTCCCTTCCACAATTTAGCTCGATAATCACGAAATAAAACCCGGCAAgtgtctaaaaataaatataagcgTACCGAATCTGCGCCTTTTCGTAGGCAATATTCCCAAGTCAAAGGGCAAAGATGAAATTTTAGAGGAATTTGGTAAACTTACAGGTAAATTAACAAACACGAAATtaaccaaaaatgtattttaaattaccACAACTGGAGCTGCGATCCGGCACTCCGCAATCGGCActaaattgtaaacaaaaatccaATTGGCTAAACCAAGAACATTGGCTAATTGCAGGGAACAAGACTAATTGATCAGGCTAGAAAGGGTCGTAGggctttcttttttatattccGTTCAATTTATATGCTATTGTTTTGAACTCATCCTTACTATTCACCCCCACCTCAACCATCCAAACATCCgtcattgccattgccatctCGACACTTCAGAAAGTAAAactgaaaattgaaaattgaaacttgAAAAGTGATCTCCCCCGAATCAAAAATCGAGACACTCTTTTCAAATGCGCTCCCGCCCCATGATAAAAACCAAACCATATACATCGTCGGATGCATTTCTCATATATGttgccccacaaaaagtaCACTCAAACAAACAACGACACCGATACTGTCACATGCTCACATAGAAACAGCGACACGCCCATTTGCCTCATTGCCATTCGTTACAAGCTTGAATTGTCGTATAagaatatttctttttaacttATTTACATAATATCTCCAGTCATTAACTTTGCCTACGAAAAAGAACCAaccaaaaaatattcaaatttttaaattttttaccAAATTGTTATGCATTCCAAAACTTTATTTCCATTATGTTCTTTAATAATAATCACACCGTAGGAAAGCAGGCtcttgaaaatataaatattaagtatacgccatGTGCCAGCTAGAAAGTCGATTCCCATGACATTTCTAAGGTAAGATCGAGTCGCATTTCACTTTCTAGCTGCACTGAGCCCTTTCTGTTAATTTCGAAGTAATTATTTCGCATAGTAAGTACTAGTACTGGTAGCAACAACGATAATCCACATCAAATCAACTGGAATTTAGCTAAAGAACAACGTTATTTTTGagtaaattcatttttatttggcaCGCAATACAAAATATGTATACCGAAAAATAAGTTACTAAAGTTTAGATAATAGAACTCCACACCTTACCTCACCCATGAGAATTACTATCAAACACGAACACTCATTCTTCCACCTTTGAAACCACAACCCCTATACCAAATCGATCCAAAATCAAATCGCAGTACCAATGAATTACAAATTTTTCATAGCAAATcaaaattttcttttgttttgtgtgaaCTTTCAAACAATTGCAGCtaaatgattttgaaattcGGAAAGGCAAAAAGATTGGTGTTACGATATCATTTAACAATCACCGGCTTTTTGTCGGCAATATACCTAAGAATAGAGATCGCGACGAATTAATTGAGGAATTTTCAAAACATGCACGTAAGTGATCCaaaaaccaacagcaacagcaaccataaacaaagcaaaagacCCCAAAAACCAACCAGCCcagcaccaaaaaaaaaccaccaaCCCCAATTGGCTACCAGAATTGGCCAACCCCAATTAATTGTACTTAATCCCATAAATGTTTTTAGGGGCGATACTTGCAGAATTGAAAACGCATGGAAGCCTACAAAAAGTATCAattggatttttgttttgcaattttcgctTTTAAAATGCTATACCCCGAAATCAAAAGGAATGAAATTATCAAATACTTCCGCAcaaaattgaaacattttaaCAAGCGACCAGATGAGAGGACATGGCTTTTAGCCAAGTTAAAGCCATGTCCTTGGGTCTATTGCATTATAACCTCTTCGTCATTATTCGCTCATTTTCCGCGCTGTTAgtaaatacaacaaaaaattaattgttcTTTAGTTTTTTCGTTTAAAGTTCCGATTGTTAAATGTGCCCAATTTGTTGACATTGAAAACCTGTAGCTAAACAATTCGCTaaccaaaacattttgaatatttttgaaagAAAAAACGGAAATACCAAAGGAATAAACctagtttttgttttagtgCAGACCTATATCACATACACATAGATTAATAAACGGCGCACATAAACGATCCCGCCCCAAAATCCAGAAACcagaaaccgaaaaccaaaatatgAAACAGTAATTCGCCTACTCAAATCGATATGTTTTGGCCCATTCATGTTGAATATATGAAATTCATTTACTTAATGACTGGAGACCTTAAAAATGAACTCATTTTACTCTAACTATCTCTGTATCTATCTCTCACATAAGCGCTACTTCCCCGAGCAATTGATGCAAACGAATCGACGAGAAACTAAGCCAAATTCAAAATCCGATATCCATATTTCGTTGTTACGTTATTGTTCTCTATATCTCTACCGATCTCTCTTTGTATCTGAGTGTACACACGTTCTCTATCTCTTAATCTGTCTAACTCGGCTATATGTTTGTATAGTTTcccgttttcgttttcgtttccaTTACTCCAAACTCCAAACGAAAATAAATCCAAGCTCAATGTGTGCTCTACTTCGTGTTGTGTTTTTggttatatacatatatcctttTTACTTTCCTATTTTGATTGCAATATGTACtatataaaagcaaacaacagcaacagaggTTTTTAAGTGTTTTTCTAAATGTGTGTTTCATTTTGCAATACTACTCTCTATACGTACTACATATCCAACTTAATGTTATATCCCCGCTCTCTGTGATACTTTCTCAAAATCTCAAACCTCGCATACTCGTACACGAAACCGAAAAATGTATTAGCTTAGCGCAttcaataattcaattattcaaaaatatttcaaaaagttaAGCAAGCAGCAATTGTTGGCATTGGTTTTCGAAATCATCTAATTCGCTCTACATATTATATGGAGATTCAGATTACGGACATGCACATTACCTTACACGGCAAAATCAATAGCGAAACACCCTTCGATTGTCGTGTAAATTTTGTGCATTTACTCTCAAAATGTAATCCATTATTCCATTTACTTATAATATACTCGATCCTATTctcgcacacaaacaaacacatgcCCATACCGgtacagatacaaatacttttttgttgtattaCTTTCGTTTCAATTTTTACATATATGCAACCAACTAACCATATTGCATTTGAATTGATAACACGGTCTATATTTGTACTCAAatgaatattttctttatttaaaattaaacctGATCCCGAATATGAACCCATAGCTGGCCTATACGAGGTAATCATATACAGTTCGCCAGATGATAAGAAAAAGAATCGCGGTTTTTGCTTTCTTGAATACGAGTCACACAAGGCGGCATCTTTGGCCAAACGAAGACTTGGCACAGGAAGAATTAAGGTAAGACCAAAATTGGGGATTCGTTTCGGATAAAGTTCCTAACAAGAGATCCTTTACCATTACCAGGTTTGGGGATGTGATATAATAGTCGACTGGGCCGATCCACAGGAGGAGCCGGATGAGCAAACTATGTCCAAGGTTAAAGTTCTTTATGTGCGAAATCTTACCCAGGACGTCTCAGAGGATAAACTAAAGGTAAAACCATTTGGAAACCACCTAATAATCCAATCAACTCCAATCTAATAATACACGATTACCAGGAACAATTTGAGCAATACGGAAAGGTGGAACGCGTTAAGAAAATCAAAGACTATGCCTTTATACACTTTGAGGATCGTGATAGCGCCGTCGAAGCTATGCGTGGCCTTAATGGCAAGGAGATCGGCGCCTCGAATATTGAGGTGGGTTTGACTTAAAGCATTTAAAAGAATCCTGGAATCATTTCCAACCGCTTTGCTTTCAATCGTTGCAGGTCTCTCTAGCCAAACCTCCCTcagacaaaaagaaaaaggaggaaattctgCGTGCTCGTGAGCGCCGAATGATGCAAATGATGCAAACGCGTCCCGGGATCGTGGGGTATGTATTTCCATAAACATTGTTCTTAATTCCCTACCGGAACACTCTACCTAGAAACTTGTCTAGCACAGCAACACCTACATTACCACAGATTGGCGCAAAATCCAAAAATAACTAAAACTCAAACGCATTCACTTAATGCAATCCCTTGGGGGACATTCTATTTCGGCTAAATCCAAATTAAACATGTCTGTTTGCTTTTCAAGTCGCCACCACTTAAAGCAGTCGATTAATTATACTTATATTTTCTGttattgttttctttctttctttgcCAATTGCCCGTCACGCGAATGAAATACTTTGTTGTCCCCCCGCACACGACACCAATTTAAACCGAACCAAAAACCATAAACAAACCGATCAATCCGTACTCAATACATATATTGAAATGCCATCTGCGTGTGGGATTACCTTGTAAAGATTTGAAACCTTGTCTCCATACAGAAACCTGTCGCCGACACATCCTAGCATGATGTCCTTGACGCCCATGCGCCTCCAAGGGGCGCGCATGCCGCTGCGTACGCCGATACCCCGCGAATACGGTAAGTTTGGCAAATTCGCCAAGTGAATATGGCCGCATCCGTCGGGTGCGTGTTCTAGATGTCTCTctgtatttatgtatatgcataGCCACCCGAGGGCTATGCTGTTTGATATTTGATGTTAATATTGATGATGAGAAGGAGCTAGGGCTCCAGGCGCCTGCCCTTTTGGgcctctaaaaaaaaatacttaataACTTTTGTTAATTTGATTTAGTTCTCGTAGTAGTCAGTTAGCCAAGTTGTTAGGCACACTCACACTCTCACACTCTTACACTTACACACGCCACTAACACCTCACATACACCTCCACATAGCGTATTGATCGAGTACTCCAGTAACTTCTAGGTTTTGATTTTTCTAACAGAaaagccgcagcagcagctactGATCCCAACACTAATCCGGTCTGCAGTTTAAGCCTTAAGTTCAACGATATACCTACATATATCATGTCTGCCATCGAACGCAACGTTTTGTTACCCTATGTTTATATCTTGGTTTTATTTCTCCTCGCCTCATCGTTTAAGTTGTTTAAGATTTAGAAAGCGTGCGCTATCCACTAACATTTGTATGATCGCCCCCTTCCGAAAACAGAAACCAAACCATACTCACCAGCCAGCACACTCCCACTTTCACTCTCACTTTCACTCTCACTCTCACTTGTACCCCAAAGGCCCAAAGTCACGCTTAGCACTGCCCTCGAGTCCCTGTTGAGTGAGAAAACGTATCCAGCTAGATCGAGATTAACCCACAACCCACTAACCTTAAGATCTCCGACAATCATTGGCAATCAATTGAAGTAACCGAGTGTAACCATTTCTCACCGAATTCTATTACTTTTCCCATCTGACTAATCGTAAATGTTGTTTCTTTCTTATTTGTATACTCTCGCATTTGCAAGCTATATGTCGATGCTACGTTTATTTCTACAATAATTCTATTCTCGTTTTATTTGCATGCCCTTGTTTATTTCCTTATCGATGTTGTCGTCCAGTCTTACTTTCCGTTGTTCTTTATAACTCAAATCGAACTACCCCGAACCTCCGATCCGAACTCTCTGTGTCGCAAGTGCAGGGCATTACGAACACACACTCAATCCATAACCAAAGCATATAGACATTTAACCTTACCGTTGTCCATAGTTGTTTACGATAATTAAATGTTGCAATTGTGTTCTCTGTGTAGCGAATGTTAAGCACCCTGTATACTGTTTGATGTTATATCACCGGTAAGTAACCCTAAGTCTCGTCTACTTAAG from Drosophila santomea strain STO CAGO 1482 chromosome 3R, Prin_Dsan_1.1, whole genome shotgun sequence includes:
- the LOC120454133 gene encoding heterogeneous nuclear ribonucleoprotein Q isoform X2, with protein sequence MEASNVQKDEGGGEALTSTIRKSQSSIGIPSQMPSSSKMAEGNGELLDDINQKADDRGDGERTEDYPKLLEYGLDKKVAGKLDEIYKTGKLAHAELDERALDALKEFPVDGALNVLGQFLESNLEHVSNKSAYLCGVMKTYRQKSRASQQGVAAPAAVKGPDEDKIKKILERTGYTLDVTTGQRKYGGPPPHWEGNVPGNGCEVFCGKIPKDMYEDELIPLFENCGIIWDLRLMMDPMTGTNRGYAFVTFTNREAAVNAVRQLNDFEIRKGKKIGVTISFNNHRLFVGNIPKNRDRDELIEEFSKHAPGLYEVIIYSSPDDKKKNRGFCFLEYESHKAASLAKRRLGTGRIKVWGCDIIVDWADPQEEPDEQTMSKVKVLYVRNLTQDVSEDKLKEQFEQYGKVERVKKIKDYAFIHFEDRDSAVEAMRGLNGKEIGASNIEVSLAKPPSDKKKKEEILRARERRMMQMMQTRPGIVGFETLSPYRNLSPTHPSMMSLTPMRLQGARMPLRTPIPREYDYDYDYFGFSDYRQGLFANESYYEDLYRSYDGDYNYYDYPNGGGGGSGGGGSVSGGTVVPLSAGGSQNSPLASGQRSARGSASGPSGSSSIMGVGRGHGITVPRGRVVGQRGSISRLGAQTAPQAAAAAAAAGQAAAAVAQRGATGQGAPAATGGVRGVVPTRPSARGTQHVKPLQNLPVVGKRKFDGGHQNPADVKRRYPSGLIGNGGSWGSLPLPQQPLGTNGEQWYMDTFSAWS
- the LOC120454133 gene encoding heterogeneous nuclear ribonucleoprotein R isoform X13, producing the protein MEASNVQKDEGGGEALTSTIRKSQSSIGIPSQMPSSSKMAEGNGELLDDINQKADDRGDGERTEDYPKLLEYGLDKKVAGKLDEIYKTGKLAHAELDERALDALKEFPVDGALNVLGQFLESNLEHVSNKSAYLCGVMKTYRQKSRASQQGVAAPAAVKGPDEDKIKKILERTGYTLDVTTGQRKYGGPPPHWEGNVPGNGCEVFCGKIPKDMYEDELIPLFENCGIIWDLRLMMDPMTGTNRGYAFVTFTNREAAVNAVRQLDNHEIKPGKCLKINISVPNLRLFVGNIPKSKGKDEILEEFGKLTAGLYEVIIYSSPDDKKKNRGFCFLEYESHKAASLAKRRLGTGRIKVWGCDIIVDWADPQEEPDEQTMSKVKVLYVRNLTQDVSEDKLKEQFEQYGKVERVKKIKDYAFIHFEDRDSAVEAMRGLNGKEIGASNIEVSLAKPPSDKKKKEEILRARERRMMQMMQTRPGIVGFETLSPYRNLSPTHPSMMSLTPMRLQGARMPLRTPIPREYGSWSWAWNHSAAWQSRWPTWQHQSSGGPNSATGGGSGSGGGTGGGGGSSAGGHRSGGAGSNRGGPWGGANASQRSWHPARQAATKFTSWSCTQDIHGG
- the LOC120454133 gene encoding heterogeneous nuclear ribonucleoprotein R isoform X14, producing the protein MEASNVQKDEGGGEALTSTIRKSQSSIGIPSQMPSSSKMAEGNGELLDDINQKADDRGDGERTEDYPKLLEYGLDKKVAGKLDEIYKTGKLAHAELDERALDALKEFPVDGALNVLGQFLESNLEHVSNKSAYLCGVMKTYRQKSRASQQGVAAPAAVKGPDEDKIKKILERTGYTLDVTTGQRKYGGPPPHWEGNVPGNGCEVFCGKIPKDMYEDELIPLFENCGIIWDLRLMMDPMTGTNRGYAFVTFTNREAAVNAVRQLDNHEIKPGKCLKINISVPNLRLFVGNIPKSKGKDEILEEFGKLTAGLYEVIIYSSPDDKKKNRGFCFLEYESHKAASLAKRRLGTGRIKVWGCDIIVDWADPQEEPDEQTMSKVKVLYVRNLTQDVSEDKLKEQFEQYGKVERVKKIKDYAFIHFEDRDSAVEAMRGLNGKEIGASNIEVSLAKPPSDKKKKEEILRARERRMMQMMQTRPGIVGNLSPTHPSMMSLTPMRLQGARMPLRTPIPREYGSWSWAWNHSAAWQSRWPTWQHQSSGGPNSATGGGSGSGGGTGGGGGSSAGGHRSGGAGSNRGGPWGGANASQRSWHPARQAATKFTSWSCTQDIHGG
- the LOC120454133 gene encoding heterogeneous nuclear ribonucleoprotein Q isoform X10 produces the protein MNKFVSHNLGRDSYRTFSPEMYSPLSSPLGPHGTEMAEGNGELLDDINQKADDRGDGERTEDYPKLLEYGLDKKVAGKLDEIYKTGKLAHAELDERALDALKEFPVDGALNVLGQFLESNLEHVSNKSAYLCGVMKTYRQKSRASQQGVAAPAAVKGPDEDKIKKILERTGYTLDVTTGQRKYGGPPPHWEGNVPGNGCEVFCGKIPKDMYEDELIPLFENCGIIWDLRLMMDPMTGTNRGYAFVTFTNREAAVNAVRQLNDFEIRKGKKIGVTISFNNHRLFVGNIPKNRDRDELIEEFSKHAPGLYEVIIYSSPDDKKKNRGFCFLEYESHKAASLAKRRLGTGRIKVWGCDIIVDWADPQEEPDEQTMSKVKVLYVRNLTQDVSEDKLKEQFEQYGKVERVKKIKDYAFIHFEDRDSAVEAMRGLNGKEIGASNIEVSLAKPPSDKKKKEEILRARERRMMQMMQTRPGIVGNLSPTHPSMMSLTPMRLQGARMPLRTPIPREYDYDYDYFGFSDYRQGLFANESYYEDLYRSYDGDYNYYDYPNGGGGGSGGGGSVSGGTVVPLSAGGSQNSPLASGQRSARGSASGPSGSSSIMGVGRGHGITVPRGRVVGQRGSISRLGAQTAPQAAAAAAAAGQAAAAVAQRGATGQGAPAATGGVRGVVPTRPSARGTQHVKPLQNLPAGAALKTFMEGN
- the LOC120454133 gene encoding heterogeneous nuclear ribonucleoprotein Q isoform X1, translated to MEASNVQKDEGGGEALTSTIRKSQSSIGIPSQMPSSSKMAEGNGELLDDINQKADDRGDGERTEDYPKLLEYGLDKKVAGKLDEIYKTGKLAHAELDERALDALKEFPVDGALNVLGQFLESNLEHVSNKSAYLCGVMKTYRQKSRASQQGVAAPAAVKGPDEDKIKKILERTGYTLDVTTGQRKYGGPPPHWEGNVPGNGCEVFCGKIPKDMYEDELIPLFENCGIIWDLRLMMDPMTGTNRGYAFVTFTNREAAVNAVRQLDNHEIKPGKCLKINISVPNLRLFVGNIPKSKGKDEILEEFGKLTAGLYEVIIYSSPDDKKKNRGFCFLEYESHKAASLAKRRLGTGRIKVWGCDIIVDWADPQEEPDEQTMSKVKVLYVRNLTQDVSEDKLKEQFEQYGKVERVKKIKDYAFIHFEDRDSAVEAMRGLNGKEIGASNIEVSLAKPPSDKKKKEEILRARERRMMQMMQTRPGIVGFETLSPYRNLSPTHPSMMSLTPMRLQGARMPLRTPIPREYDYDYDYFGFSDYRQGLFANESYYEDLYRSYDGDYNYYDYPNGGGGGSGGGGSVSGGTVVPLSAGGSQNSPLASGQRSARGSASGPSGSSSIMGVGRGHGITVPRGRVVGQRGSISRLGAQTAPQAAAAAAAAGQAAAAVAQRGATGQGAPAATGGVRGVVPTRPSARGTQHVKPLQNLPVVGKRKFDGGHQNPADVKRRYPSGLIGNGGSWGSLPLPQQPLGTNGEQWYMDTFSAWS
- the LOC120454133 gene encoding heterogeneous nuclear ribonucleoprotein Q isoform X3; the encoded protein is MEASNVQKDEGGGEALTSTIRKSQSSIGIPSQMPSSSKMAEGNGELLDDINQKADDRGDGERTEDYPKLLEYGLDKKVAGKLDEIYKTGKLAHAELDERALDALKEFPVDGALNVLGQFLESNLEHVSNKSAYLCGVMKTYRQKSRASQQGVAAPAAVKGPDEDKIKKILERTGYTLDVTTGQRKYGGPPPHWEGNVPGNGCEVFCGKIPKDMYEDELIPLFENCGIIWDLRLMMDPMTGTNRGYAFVTFTNREAAVNAVRQLDNHEIKPGKCLKINISVPNLRLFVGNIPKSKGKDEILEEFGKLTAGLYEVIIYSSPDDKKKNRGFCFLEYESHKAASLAKRRLGTGRIKVWGCDIIVDWADPQEEPDEQTMSKVKVLYVRNLTQDVSEDKLKEQFEQYGKVERVKKIKDYAFIHFEDRDSAVEAMRGLNGKEIGASNIEVSLAKPPSDKKKKEEILRARERRMMQMMQTRPGIVGFETLSPYRNLSPTHPSMMSLTPMRLQGARMPLRTPIPREYDYDYDYFGFSDYRQGLFANESYYEDLYRSYDGDYNYYDYPNGGGGGSGGGGSVSGGTVVPLSAGGSQNSPLASGQRSARGSASGPSGSSSIMGVGRGHGITVPRGRVVGQRGSISRLGAQTAPQAAAAAAAAGQAAAAVAQRGATGQGAPAATGGVRGVVPTRPSARGTQHVKPLQNLPVGKRKFDGGHQNPADVKRRYPSGLIGNGGSWGSLPLPQQPLGTNGEQWYMDTFSAWS
- the LOC120454133 gene encoding heterogeneous nuclear ribonucleoprotein R isoform X21, which produces MNKFVSHNLGRDSYRTFSPEMYSPLSSPLGPHGTEMAEGNGELLDDINQKADDRGDGERTEDYPKLLEYGLDKKVAGKLDEIYKTGKLAHAELDERALDALKEFPVDGALNVLGQFLESNLEHVSNKSAYLCGVMKTYRQKSRASQQGVAAPAAVKGPDEDKIKKILERTGYTLDVTTGQRKYGGPPPHWEGNVPGNGCEVFCGKIPKDMYEDELIPLFENCGIIWDLRLMMDPMTGTNRGYAFVTFTNREAAVNAVRQLDNHEIKPGKCLKINISVPNLRLFVGNIPKSKGKDEILEEFGKLTAGLYEVIIYSSPDDKKKNRGFCFLEYESHKAASLAKRRLGTGRIKVWGCDIIVDWADPQEEPDEQTMSKVKVLYVRNLTQDVSEDKLKEQFEQYGKVERVKKIKDYAFIHFEDRDSAVEAMRGLNGKEIGASNIEVSLAKPPSDKKKKEEILRARERRMMQMMQTRPGIVGNLSPTHPSMMSLTPMRLQGARMPLRTPIPREYVVGKRKFDGGHQNPADVKRRYPSGLIGNGGSWGSLPLPQQPLGTNGEQWYMDTFSAWS
- the LOC120454133 gene encoding heterogeneous nuclear ribonucleoprotein R isoform X17, encoding MNKFVSHNLGRDSYRTFSPEMYSPLSSPLGPHGTEMAEGNGELLDDINQKADDRGDGERTEDYPKLLEYGLDKKVAGKLDEIYKTGKLAHAELDERALDALKEFPVDGALNVLGQFLESNLEHVSNKSAYLCGVMKTYRQKSRASQQGVAAPAAVKGPDEDKIKKILERTGYTLDVTTGQRKYGGPPPHWEGNVPGNGCEVFCGKIPKDMYEDELIPLFENCGIIWDLRLMMDPMTGTNRGYAFVTFTNREAAVNAVRQLDNHEIKPGKCLKINISVPNLRLFVGNIPKSKGKDEILEEFGKLTAGLYEVIIYSSPDDKKKNRGFCFLEYESHKAASLAKRRLGTGRIKVWGCDIIVDWADPQEEPDEQTMSKVKVLYVRNLTQDVSEDKLKEQFEQYGKVERVKKIKDYAFIHFEDRDSAVEAMRGLNGKEIGASNIEVSLAKPPSDKKKKEEILRARERRMMQMMQTRPGIVGNLSPTHPSMMSLTPMRLQGARMPLRTPIPREYGSWSWAWNHSAAWQSRWPTWQHQSSGGPNSATGGGSGSGGGTGGGGGSSAGGHRSGGAGSNRGGPWGGANASQRSWHPARQAATKFTSWSCTQDIHGG
- the LOC120454133 gene encoding heterogeneous nuclear ribonucleoprotein Q isoform X12, producing the protein MNKFVSHNLGRDSYRTFSPEMYSPLSSPLGPHGTEMAEGNGELLDDINQKADDRGDGERTEDYPKLLEYGLDKKVAGKLDEIYKTGKLAHAELDERALDALKEFPVDGALNVLGQFLESNLEHVSNKSAYLCGVMKTYRQKSRASQQGVAAPAAVKGPDEDKIKKILERTGYTLDVTTGQRKYGGPPPHWEGNVPGNGCEVFCGKIPKDMYEDELIPLFENCGIIWDLRLMMDPMTGTNRGYAFVTFTNREAAVNAVRQLDNHEIKPGKCLKINISVPNLRLFVGNIPKSKGKDEILEEFGKLTAGLYEVIIYSSPDDKKKNRGFCFLEYESHKAASLAKRRLGTGRIKVWGCDIIVDWADPQEEPDEQTMSKVKVLYVRNLTQDVSEDKLKEQFEQYGKVERVKKIKDYAFIHFEDRDSAVEAMRGLNGKEIGASNIEVSLAKPPSDKKKKEEILRARERRMMQMMQTRPGIVGNLSPTHPSMMSLTPMRLQGARMPLRTPIPREYDYDYDYFGFSDYRQGLFANESYYEDLYRSYDGDYNYYDYPNGGGGGSGGGGSVSGGTVVPLSAGGSQNSPLASGQRSARGSASGPSGSSSIMLELHSRHSWRVIKRSSSTTSSVSDKSRSPVKKRKVHRSSHSKTKSHKSKKHTHKSKSSRPEKEKKSKRKSE